A single genomic interval of Amycolatopsis albispora harbors:
- a CDS encoding DUF692 domain-containing protein, translated as MAELPRFGVGIGWRPELDLTVPRLPGVDWVEVVAENLQPGALPATLTALRDRGMPVLPHAVSLSLGGAEELDTRRVEHLAELTEALGAPVASDHVCFVRAGGLDAGHLIPLPRTREALDVLVDNVKLAQSILGVPFALENIAALLEWPDPELSEARFLAELTDRTGCLLIVDVANLYANARNLGSDPVSFLDEIPLDRLAYVHVAGGEEHHGIYHDTHAHAVPPPVLDLLGELRSRVDPPGVLLERDDAYPTDAELAAELAAIRAVIEP; from the coding sequence GTGGCTGAGCTGCCCCGGTTCGGCGTCGGGATCGGCTGGCGGCCGGAGCTGGACCTGACGGTGCCGCGCCTGCCCGGGGTCGACTGGGTGGAGGTGGTCGCGGAGAACCTCCAGCCCGGCGCGCTCCCGGCGACGCTGACCGCGCTGCGCGATCGCGGCATGCCGGTGCTGCCGCACGCGGTGTCGCTTTCGCTGGGTGGCGCCGAGGAACTGGACACCCGGCGGGTCGAGCACCTGGCCGAGCTGACCGAGGCGCTGGGGGCGCCGGTGGCGAGCGACCACGTGTGCTTCGTGCGCGCGGGCGGGCTGGACGCGGGTCACCTGATCCCGTTGCCGCGTACGCGCGAGGCGCTGGACGTGCTGGTGGACAACGTGAAGCTGGCGCAGTCGATCCTCGGGGTGCCGTTCGCGCTGGAGAACATCGCGGCGCTGCTGGAGTGGCCCGATCCGGAGCTCAGCGAGGCGCGGTTCCTGGCCGAGCTGACCGATCGCACCGGCTGCCTGCTGATCGTGGACGTGGCGAACCTGTACGCCAACGCCCGGAACCTGGGCAGCGACCCCGTGTCCTTTTTGGACGAAATCCCCCTGGACCGGCTCGCCTACGTACACGTGGCCGGCGGCGAAGAACACCACGGCATCTACCACGACACACACGCCCACGCCGTGCCACCACCGGTACTGGACCTACTCGGCGAGCTACGGTCCAGAGTGGACCCACCCGGCGTCCTCCTAGAACGCGATGACGCCTACCCCACCGATGCCGAACTGGCCGCGGAACTGGCCGCCATCCGCGCCGTAATCGAGCCATGA
- a CDS encoding CoA transferase, with protein sequence MEEELAAVWRQVSGESLPPGAVAVGGEESVLPGPFRVAAAAAASVGVATLAAGELLRVRGIEPPPVAVDLRHAVASFHSERHLRVDGQVPGELWAPLTGDYLATDGWVRLHCNYPRHVAAVCWGLGTAATREAVTEAVAKRRAREVQEAVIAAGGAAALLRTRQDWLNHPQGEAVAGQPLVELRQTGDALPKRLFESDRPLGGVRVLELTHVIAGPVAGRVLAAHGADVLHIGAAHLPRIDPLWMDTGLGKRSAFTDLTQDAGRARLRKLLARADVFVQSFRPGALARWGFSPEELAYEFPGLITLDLSAYGWHGPWRNRRGFDSLVQLATGIAAHAGLDHPRPLPAQALDHATGWLAAATVMTAVRRAATDGGGWRGQVALAHTAEWLESLGRREITDTGYQVDDLLATLPSAYGELTYVPVPGANPQWTEGTRLPGSDRPSW encoded by the coding sequence ATCGAAGAAGAACTCGCCGCGGTGTGGCGGCAGGTCAGCGGGGAAAGCCTGCCGCCGGGGGCGGTGGCGGTCGGGGGCGAGGAGTCCGTGCTGCCCGGGCCGTTCCGGGTGGCGGCCGCCGCGGCGGCCAGTGTCGGGGTCGCGACGCTCGCCGCGGGTGAGTTGCTTCGGGTGCGGGGGATCGAGCCGCCGCCGGTCGCGGTTGACCTGCGGCATGCGGTGGCTTCGTTCCACAGTGAGCGCCACCTCCGGGTGGACGGCCAGGTCCCCGGCGAGCTGTGGGCGCCGTTGACCGGCGACTACCTCGCCACCGACGGGTGGGTCCGGCTGCACTGCAACTACCCCCGCCACGTCGCCGCCGTCTGCTGGGGGCTCGGCACCGCCGCTACCCGCGAGGCGGTCACCGAGGCGGTCGCCAAGCGCCGCGCCCGCGAGGTGCAGGAGGCGGTGATCGCGGCCGGTGGGGCGGCCGCGTTGCTGCGCACCCGCCAGGACTGGCTGAACCACCCGCAGGGCGAAGCCGTCGCGGGACAGCCGCTGGTCGAGCTGCGCCAGACCGGCGACGCGCTGCCGAAGCGGCTGTTCGAGTCGGACCGCCCGCTCGGCGGGGTCCGCGTGCTCGAACTGACCCACGTCATCGCCGGGCCGGTGGCGGGGCGAGTGCTCGCCGCGCACGGCGCCGACGTGCTGCACATCGGCGCCGCCCACCTGCCGCGGATCGATCCACTGTGGATGGACACCGGGCTCGGGAAGCGTTCTGCCTTCACCGATCTCACGCAGGACGCCGGTCGTGCGCGGCTGCGCAAGCTGCTGGCCAGGGCGGACGTGTTCGTGCAGTCGTTCCGTCCCGGCGCGCTGGCCCGCTGGGGCTTCTCGCCGGAGGAACTGGCCTACGAGTTCCCTGGCCTGATCACGCTCGACCTGTCCGCGTACGGCTGGCACGGCCCGTGGCGCAACCGGCGCGGCTTCGACAGCCTGGTGCAGCTGGCCACCGGCATCGCCGCGCACGCCGGGCTTGATCATCCCCGCCCGCTGCCCGCGCAGGCGCTCGACCACGCGACCGGCTGGCTCGCCGCGGCGACGGTGATGACCGCGGTGCGCCGCGCCGCCACCGATGGCGGCGGCTGGCGTGGGCAGGTGGCGCTCGCGCACACCGCGGAATGGCTGGAATCCCTGGGGCGCCGCGAAATCACCGACACCGGCTACCAGGTGGACGACCTGCTGGCGACGCTGCCCAGCGCCTATGGCGAACTGACCTACGTCCCGGTGCCCGGTGCGAATCCACAGTGGACGGAAGGTACCCGGCTACCGGGCTCGGATCGCCCGTCCTGGTAA
- the hemQ gene encoding hydrogen peroxide-dependent heme synthase, which translates to MARLNYNELNDTIRYTAWSVFRAEPGRLPEDRGPAARETAEFLDGLESKGVVVRGVYDVAGLRADADYLIWWHAEEIEQVQAAYTGFRRTPLGRASVPVWSQVALHRPAEFNRSHIPAFLAGEEPRKYVCVYPFVRSYEWYLLPDEERRKMLADHGKEARDYPDVRANTVASFALGDYEWILAFEADELHRIVDLMRHLRGTEARLHVREEIPFYTGTRVPPAELIQNLP; encoded by the coding sequence ATGGCGCGGCTGAACTACAACGAGCTCAACGACACCATTCGCTACACCGCCTGGTCGGTGTTCCGGGCCGAACCGGGCCGGCTGCCCGAGGACCGCGGCCCCGCCGCGCGCGAGACCGCCGAGTTCCTCGACGGTCTCGAGAGCAAGGGCGTGGTGGTGCGCGGGGTGTACGACGTCGCCGGCCTCCGCGCCGACGCGGACTACCTGATCTGGTGGCACGCCGAGGAGATCGAGCAGGTGCAGGCCGCCTACACCGGGTTCCGGCGGACCCCGCTCGGGCGGGCTTCGGTGCCGGTGTGGAGCCAGGTCGCGCTGCACCGGCCCGCGGAGTTCAACCGCAGCCACATCCCGGCGTTCCTGGCGGGGGAGGAGCCGCGGAAGTACGTGTGCGTGTACCCGTTCGTGCGGTCGTACGAGTGGTACCTGCTGCCGGACGAGGAGCGTCGCAAGATGCTCGCCGACCACGGCAAGGAGGCGCGGGACTACCCGGACGTGCGAGCGAACACGGTCGCTTCGTTCGCGCTGGGTGACTACGAATGGATCCTGGCCTTCGAGGCGGACGAGCTGCACCGGATCGTCGACCTGATGCGGCACCTGCGCGGCACGGAGGCGCGGCTGCACGTGCGGGAGGAGATCCCCTTCTACACCGGCACGCGGGTGCCGCCGGCGGAGCTCATCCAGAACCTGCCGTAG
- the hemG gene encoding protoporphyrinogen oxidase, with protein sequence MVTRIAVVGGGVSGFAAAYRLRRLLGAGAELTVFESTGVIGGKLRTGTLAGRPFDLGAEAFLARRPEAVALARELGLDVVHPTGARATVRAGAQARQLPPGTVMGVPASADAVAGVLSPDGLAAVAAEAALPPVVLPEGDVPLGRLLRSRFGDELVDRLVDPLLGGVYAGGADGLGLRATMPGLAGALDRGAATLTEAAASLVPASPSGAPVFGTLSSGLGTLIDRLAAASGAEVRTGTTVRELHRLPAGWRLVVGAAAPAHAPEESTVDFDAVLLAVPAPAARRLLDGVAPAASSAFGQVELASMAVIGLALPPGTELPDASGVLVGASERRADGRPFAVKAFTFSARKWAHHTGDDGVVLLRGSVGRFREPGALHADDDELVRLVLDDLAELTGVRAEPVDTVVTRWGGGLPQYGAGHTELVASIDRAVAGLPGLEVAGATLRGVGIPACVATADAAAARLAEFAKMDAWRG encoded by the coding sequence GCCGCCTGCTCGGTGCCGGGGCCGAGCTGACCGTGTTCGAGTCGACCGGGGTGATCGGCGGCAAGCTGCGCACCGGCACGCTGGCGGGACGGCCGTTCGACCTCGGCGCCGAAGCCTTTCTCGCCCGCCGTCCCGAAGCGGTGGCGCTGGCGCGGGAACTGGGGCTCGACGTGGTCCACCCGACCGGGGCACGGGCGACCGTGCGCGCGGGCGCGCAGGCGAGGCAGCTGCCGCCGGGCACGGTGATGGGCGTGCCCGCGAGCGCCGACGCGGTGGCCGGGGTGCTGTCTCCGGACGGGCTGGCGGCGGTGGCCGCCGAAGCCGCGTTGCCGCCGGTCGTGTTGCCCGAGGGTGACGTGCCCCTGGGCAGGCTGCTGCGGTCGCGCTTCGGTGACGAGTTGGTGGACCGCCTGGTCGACCCGCTGCTCGGCGGGGTCTACGCCGGGGGAGCGGACGGGCTCGGACTGCGCGCGACCATGCCGGGCCTGGCCGGTGCGCTCGACCGGGGAGCGGCCACACTGACCGAAGCCGCCGCGTCGCTGGTGCCCGCATCGCCGAGCGGCGCGCCGGTGTTCGGCACGCTCAGCTCCGGACTCGGCACCCTGATCGACCGGCTCGCCGCGGCGTCGGGCGCCGAGGTCCGCACCGGGACGACGGTTCGTGAACTGCATCGCCTGCCCGCCGGCTGGCGCCTGGTCGTCGGTGCCGCCGCCCCCGCCCACGCGCCGGAAGAGTCCACTGTGGACTTCGACGCGGTGCTGCTGGCGGTGCCGGCCCCGGCCGCCCGGCGGCTGCTCGACGGCGTCGCGCCCGCGGCGTCGTCGGCGTTCGGGCAGGTCGAACTGGCGTCGATGGCGGTGATCGGGCTGGCGCTGCCGCCGGGCACCGAGCTGCCGGACGCGTCGGGAGTGCTGGTCGGGGCGTCGGAGCGGCGCGCGGACGGCAGGCCGTTCGCGGTCAAGGCGTTCACCTTCTCGGCCAGGAAGTGGGCGCATCACACCGGCGACGACGGCGTGGTGCTGCTGCGCGGGTCGGTCGGCCGGTTCCGCGAGCCGGGCGCGCTGCACGCCGACGACGACGAACTGGTGCGGCTGGTGCTCGACGACCTCGCCGAACTGACCGGGGTGCGGGCCGAACCGGTGGACACCGTGGTCACCCGCTGGGGTGGCGGGCTGCCGCAGTACGGCGCCGGGCACACCGAGCTGGTCGCGTCGATCGACCGTGCCGTGGCCGGGCTGCCCGGCCTGGAAGTGGCGGGGGCCACGCTGCGTGGTGTCGGCATTCCCGCCTGCGTCGCCACCGCGGACGCCGCCGCCGCGAGGCTGGCGGAGTTTGCGAAGATGGACGCATGGCGCGGCTGA